A portion of the Carya illinoinensis cultivar Pawnee chromosome 11, C.illinoinensisPawnee_v1, whole genome shotgun sequence genome contains these proteins:
- the LOC122281665 gene encoding pEARLI1-like lipid transfer protein 3 has translation MASKSSVSLALFFSLNLLFFALVTACGSGTCPGPRSRNPNNPNPNNPNPNNPNPNPNNPTPNPNPSRGSCPRDALKLGVCANLLGGLLNVTLGNPPVTPCCTLIQGLADLEAAVCLCTVIRANILNINLNIPISLSLLLNVCSRRAPSGFQCA, from the coding sequence ATGGCTTCCAAAAGCTCTGTCTCACTGGCTCTATTCTTCTCActcaatcttctcttctttgcACTTGTCACTGCATGTGGCAGTGGCACATGCCCTGGTCCAAGGTCAAGGAACCCAAACAACCCGAACCCAAACAACCCGAACCCAAATAATCCGAACCCAAACCCAAATAACCCAACCCCGAACCCCAACCCTTCCCGGGGTTCATGCCCTAGGGATGCCCTAAAACTTGGAGTATGCGCTAATTTGCTCGGCGGTTTGCTTAACGTTACCTTAGGCAACCCTCCGGTAACTCCTTGCTGCACTCTCATCCAAGGCCTTGCTGACCTTGAGGCTGCTGTCTGTCTTTGTACTGTCATCAGAGCTAATATATTGAAcatcaacctcaacatcccaATTTCTCTCAGTTTGCTTCTCAATGTTTGTTCAAGGAGAGCTCCATCTGGATTCCAGTGTGCGTAG
- the LOC122281664 gene encoding 36.4 kDa proline-rich protein: MGPKVNALLFISLIFTLNVLPPALACAPCTQPHQPSHRPSHPKIPHPKPPTTKNPPHHGGHPKGSPPSKNPPAPPAVVPPIIISPPIVTPPSSPYPPYTGNPPSGGGGGGGGGGGGGGGGGGGGGGGGGVPGLNPPPSAQPTCPINALKLGLCVDVLGGLVHVGLGNPVENVCCPVLKGLLELEAAVCLCTTIRIKLLNLNIFIPLALQVLITCGMTPPPGFVCPPLL; the protein is encoded by the coding sequence ATGGGTCCAAAGGTCAATGCCTTGTTGTTCATCTCCTTGATTTTCACGTTGAACGTTTTGCCACCAGCACTTGCTTGTGCTCCATGCACACAGCCACACCAACCTTCCCACCGTCCAAGCCATCCGAAAATACCACACCCCAAACCACCAACTACGAAAAATCCCCCACATCATGGAGGGCACCCAAAAGGATCCCCACCATCCAAAAACCCGCCTGCGCCTCCCGCAGTTGTTCCGCCAATTATTATATCGCCACCTATAGTTACACCGCCTTCTTCTCCCTACCCACCCTACACTGGCAACCCTCCTTCTGGAGGCGGCGGTGGCGGCGGCGGAGGAGGAGGTGGcggtggtggtggaggaggaggtggtggaggtggaggtggtgtTCCTGGTCTCAACCCTCCGCCTTCCGCTCAACCAACTTGTCCCATCAATGCCCTTAAACTAGGGCTTTGTGTAGACGTGCTTGGAGGTTTGGTGCATGTTGGATTAGGCAACCCTGTTGAGAATGTATGCTGTCCGGTGCTTAAAGGTCTGCTTGAACTTGAGGCGGCTGTTTGTCTTTGCACTACCATAAGGATTAAGCTTCTCAACCTCAACATTTTCATCCCCCTCGCCCTTCAAGTCCTAATAACTTGTGGGATGACTCCTCCTCCTGGTTTCGTGTGTCCTCCTCTcctatga
- the LOC122280670 gene encoding 14 kDa proline-rich protein DC2.15-like, producing the protein MASKTLASGALLLSLNLLFFVMVSSTDVPCPPPPKGHKHHHHKPTCPKDTLKLGVCANLLNDLVHLVVGTPPKTPCCSLIEGLVDLEAAVCLCTAIKANILGINLNVPLSLSLLLNYCGKKVPTGFQCA; encoded by the coding sequence ATGGCTTCTAAGACTCTTGCATCCGGTGCcctcctcctctctctcaaCCTCCTTTTCTTTGTTATGGTCAGTTCTACTGATGTCCCTTGCCCACCACCCCCAAAGGGTCACAAACACCACCATCACAAGCCCACTTGCCCCAAGGACACCCTTAAGTTGGGGGTGTGTGCCAACTTGTTGAATGACTTGGTACACCTTGTTGTCGGTACCCCACCAAAGACCCCTTGCTGCAGCCTCATTGAGGGTCTTGTGGATCTCGAAGCAGCTGTTTGCCTTTGCACCGCCATTAAAGCTAATATCTTGGGCATCAACCTCAACGTCCCTCTGTCATTGAGCTTGCTGCTGAACTACTGCGGAAAGAAGGTCCCCACTGGCTTCCAGTGCGCATAA
- the LOC122280377 gene encoding NADH dehydrogenase [ubiquinone] 1 beta subcomplex subunit 8, mitochondrial translates to MAGRLGNMASRIMGGNGVVCRSAASSLRLRSGMGLPVGKHLVPDKPVPVNDELVWDNGTPYPEPCIDRIADTVGKYEALAWLCGGLSFFASLGLLAVWNDKASKTPFTPKVYPYDNLRVELGGEPN, encoded by the exons ATGGCAGGAAGATTGGGCAACATGGCTTCTAGAATCATGGGcggaaacggcgtcgtttgtcGCTCTGCTGCCTCCTCTCTTCGCCTCCGTTCCGGGATGGGCCTCCCAGTCGGCAAACACCTCGTCCCCGACAAACCC GTTCCTGTCAATGACGAGCTGGTTTGGGACAACGGGACCCCATATCCTGAGCCCTGTATAGATCGCATTGCCGATACAGTTGGAAAG TATGAAGCATTGGCTTGGCTGTGCGGAGGTTTGAGCTTTTTCGCGTCTCTGGGATTGTTGGCTGTGTGGAACGATAAAGCCTCCAAGACACCGTTT ACACCAAAAGTCTACCCATACGACAACCTGCGAGTGGAGCTTGGTGGTGAACCTAATTAG
- the LOC122280633 gene encoding L-lactate dehydrogenase B-like gives MQKSSSNLSLGPGGLDLTQAFFKPIHSAAPPSPTKRHTKISVIGAGNVGMAIAQTILTQDLADELVLVDAKAEKLRGEMLDLQHAAAFLPRTKIIASVDYSVTSGSDLCIVTAGARQIQDESRLNLLQRNVALFQKIIPPLAQYSPESILLIVSNPVDVLTYVAWKISGFPSNRVIGSGTNLDSSRFRFLIADHLDVSAQDVQAFIVGEHGDSSVALWSSISVGGVPILSFLEKQQIAYEKETLANIHKAVIGGAYEVISLKGYTSWAIGYSVANLARSILRNQRKIHPISVLARGFYGIEGGDLFLSLPAQLGRVGVLGVANVHLTDEEAQQLRESAKTILEVQNQLKI, from the exons ATGCAGAAGAGTTCTTCAAACTTGTCATTGGGACCGGGAGGCCTGGACCTAACCCAGGCCTTCTTCAAGCCCATCCACAGCGCCGCTCCTCCCTCCCCGACCAAACGCCACACCAAGATCTCGGTCATCGGAGCCGGTAATGTGGGCATGGCCATAGCCCAAACCATCCTAACCCAAGACCTCGCCGACGAGCTCGTCCTCGTCGACGCCAAGGCTGAAAAGCTCCGCGGCGAAATGCTCGACCTTCAGCATGCCGCCGCCTTCCTCCCCCGCACCAAAATCATCGCCTCAGTCGATTACTCTGTCACCTCGGGATCAGATCTCTGCATTGTCACGGCCGGGGCCCGCCAAATCCAAGACGAGTCTAGGCTGAACCTCCTCCAGAGGAATGTGGCTCTTTTCCAGAAGATCATACCCCCGCTCGCGCAGTACTCCCCCGAATCTATTCTGCTGATCGTTTCCAATCCCGTGGATGTGCTGACTTACGTGGCATGGAAGATATCCGGTTTCCCGTCGAACCGGGTTATAGGGTCTGGCACGAATCTGGATTCTTCCCGGTTTCGGTTCCTCATTGCAGATCATCTTGACGTCAGTGCTCAGGATGTGCAG GCTTTCATAGTTGGGGAGCATGGTGATAGCTCGGTGGCGCTATGGTCGAGCATAAGTGTCGGCGGCGTGCCCATACTGAGCTTCCTAGAAAAACAACAAATCGCTTACGAAAAGGAAACCTTGGCGAATATTCACAAAGCGGTCATCGGCGGTGCTTACGAAGTGATCAGCCTCAAGGGGTACACGTCGTGGGCGATTGGGTACTCGGTGGCAAACCTGGCTCGGTCCATACTCAGAAACCAGAGGAAGATCCACCCAATATCCGTACTTGCAAGGGGGTTCTATGGAATTGAAGGTGGGGACCTGTTCTTGAGCTTGCCGGCACAGCTTGGTAGGGTCGGTGTCCTGGGCGTCGCCAACGTTCATCTCACGGATGAGGAGGCGCAACAGCTGAGGGAGTCGGCTAAGACCATCCTCGAGGTGCAAAACCAGTTGAAGATATGA